A stretch of DNA from Rhizobium sp. EC-SD404:
GGCCGTGACCGACTTCGATGGGCGGGTACATGGCGTCAAAGGCCTGCGCGTCGTAGACGCCTCCATCTTTCCCGGAATTCCGAGCGGGAACACCAATTTGCCAACGATCATGGTCGCCGAGCGCATCTCGGACATCATCCTCGAGCAGAGGCGCCGCCAGGTAGCGGCCTGATCGACATCAGGAGAGAACCATTGCAGCATTCCACCGGACCCGGCCCGCTGAAACTTCCCGAAAAGCCACGCGACTATTCGGCCCTGATCGACGGACGCTTCGTGCCTGCAAGTCAGCGCGACGTCATTGAGCGGGAAAACCCTGCCCACGGCACGGTGGTCAGCCGATATCCCAAGGCGACGGCCGAGGATCTGCGCGAAGCCCTGAAGGCCGCCCGGCGCAGCTTCGATAGTGCGGTCTGGTCCGGACTGTCCGCCGCCGACCGCAGCCGTATCCTGCTCAAGGTCGCTGCGTTGATCGATCAGCATCGCGTCGAGCTCCGCGAGATCGAGTGTCTGGAGGTCGGCAAGCCGATCGGCCTGGTCGACCGGGAAATCGGCGGAACGATCGCCCATTGGGAATATGCCGCAACGCTCGCGCGCCACAGCTATGGCGACACCTATGACACGTTCGGAAACGGCGCACTCGGGCTGATCCTGCGCAATCCGGTCGGCGTGGTCAGCATGATCACGCCCTGGAACTATCCGTTGCTGATCAACAGCCAGAAGCTTCCCTTCGCGTTGGCCGTTGGCTGCTCCGCCGTTGTGAAGCCGAGCGAGCTGACCTCCGGCTCGGCGCTCCGCCTCGGCGAACTTCTGATGGAAGCCGGCATCCCGGCAGGCGTCGTCAACATCATCGCCGGCACGGGTCTCGATCTCGGTGAGGAGCTTTGCTGCGCCGAGGAGGTCGACATGATCTCGTTCACCGGTTCAACGGCTGTTGGTCGCAAGATCGGTGCGCTTGCCGGAGAGCGGCTGAAGCGCGTGTCACTCGAGCTGGGTGGAAAGAGCGCACATATCGTGTGTGCGGACGCCGATCTCGATCTTGCGGCCGAAAAGGTGGCGCTGGGAGCCACGCGCAATGCCGGCCAGGCATGCGTTGGCGGAACGCGGCTCGTCGTTGAACGATCCATCGCCGAAAAGTTCTGCGAGGCCGTCCAGGCCGAAATTTCCAAGTTGAAGGTCGGCGATCCGCTCGATCCGGAGACGACGCTCGGACCTCTCGTGAGCGGCCTTCAGAAGCAGCGTGTCGAGGGCTATATCGCCGACGGTGAGCGAGCGGGTGCGCAGCGCTGGTCGCTCGAAGCCGATCGTGCGATTGCGGCATTGCCTGGCCACTTCGTCCAGCCGACTGTCTTCACGGGCGTCGACCCTGCCATGAAGATCGCGCAGGAAGAAATCTTCGGCCCGGTCCTTTCCGTGCTGACATTTGACGATTTCGGCGAGGCGGTTTCCATCGCCAACAGCACGTCGTACGGACTGGCAGCGGGTGTCTGGACCAATGATCTGAACACCGCGATCCAGTTTTCGCGCAAGCTTGTCGCAGGATCGATCGAGGTGAACACGTTCCTCGCCGGCGTGCCGGAACTGCCGATCGTCGGCCATCGTGACAGTGGCGTCGGACATGAGCGCGGCCGCTTCGCCATTGACGAATTCACCGAGCTGAAGACCGTCCAGCTGCAGACGCGGCCCATCTGACGCATCGACGAAAGAGCCCCATGGTCCAGGAAACATCAACGAAGACCATGCTCAATCTGCATCTCGATGCGGTGGGCGGAATGGCGGGCGACATGTTCGTCGCTGCGGTGCTCGACGCATTTCCCGCGCTGCGACCGGTGATGCTGGCCGATGTGGGCGCGGTTCTTCCGGCTCACATCGGCAAACCGGTCCTCGAGGCCGGCCAGTCATCCGGCCTCCGCGCACTGCGTTTTCGGTTGGAATGGGCGGAAGCGGCGCATGAGAGCCATGATGACCATGGGCACAGCCATGGTCATCATTCACACGATCATCACAGCGTGCCGCAGGGGAAGGACGAAGTTGCCTCGGACTATCGATCGCTTCGCGCACGGCTCGAGACAGCGGCACTGTCTGAAGGGACGGCGGCCCATGCCGGCGCCATCCTGCGTATTCTTGCGGAAGCCGAGGCGTACATTCACGGGACGTCGCTCGACGACGTTCATTTCCATGAAATCGGCGATTGGGATTCGCTGATGGACGTCGTAGCCGCCGGGAGCCTTATCGCGGCGCTCTCGCCGGCGCAGTGGAGCGTCTCGGATCTACCGAGGGGCTCCGGGCTGGTTTCGACGCAGCATGGCCTGCTGCCGGTGCCTGCGCCCGCCACCGCTGCAATTCTCGAAGGCTTTCGCTGGCGCGACGACGGCGTGGCGGGAGAGCGGGTTACCCCCACGGGCGCGGCGATCCTCAACCATCTTTGCCCATCCGATCCGCCACGCCGAACCGCGCTCGGTCGACTGATTGCGACCGGCACAGGCGCGGGAACGCGCGAACTGAAGGCTCTTCCGAACATCGTTCGGCTCTCTGCATTCGATCCGGGCAGGGCATCCGAACAGGAAGAGATCGAGGTCATGTGCTTCGATATCGACGACATGACCGGCGAAGAGATCGCGATCTCGGCCGATCGCCTGCGCACCGCCGATGGCGTCATCGATTTGAGTCTTATGACTATTCAGGGAAAGAAAGGGCGTCCCGCCACGCAGTTTCAGCTCCTCGTTCGCCCCGACGCTTCGGAGCAGGTGAGCGATCTCGTTTTTCTGGAAACCTCGACGCTCGGCGTGCGGATCAGTCTCCAGCAGCGCCGCGTGTTGAAGCGTGCGAATGCGCTGCGTGGGGGCCGCCGCGTCAAGACGGCGGAGCGTCCCGGTGGCGGCGTCAGCACCAAGATTGAAGCGGACGAACTTGTCGATATTGCGGGGCTTGAGGCTCGCCGCGACCTGGCGCGTCGGACTGAGCGGGATGATGCCGATGACGATTGAGCGTCCGATCGACCGGCTCAGAAAAGTGCTCGGCAGATACGACGGCCTCACGGTTGCCGTCTCCGGTGGCGTCGACAGTATGACGCTCGCGCATGTCGCGCATGGCATCACGCAATTGACTGTCTTCCACGCCGTCTCGCCGGCAGTCCCGGTGGATGCGACAACAAGGGTGAAGCACCATGCGGCTGCGCAGGGCTGGCGGCTGACGGTGGCGGAAGCGGGGGAAATGGCGGATGCGCGTTATCTCGCCAACCCGCAGAACCGTTGCTACTTCTGCAAGACGAACCTTTACGACCGCATTCGCGCGAATATCGGCAACGCAATCGTCGCCTCAGGCTCCAATCTCGATGATCTCGGCGACTATCGCCCAGGTCTACTCGCCGCCAAGGAGCGCGACGTCGTCCACCCTCTGATCGAAGCGCAACTGACGAAGCGCGACGTGAGGGATGTCGCGGCGGAACTCGGTTTGACGGATCTTGCCGAGCTGCCGGCCCAACCCTGTCTGTCGAGCAGGATCGAGACGGGCATTTCGATCAATGCCGGTGATCTGGCATTCGTCGAGGAGATGGAGATGCGTGCGCGCGCGCTGCTTCCGGATTTCCAGCACGTGAGGTGCCGCATCCGCTCGGTCGGTGTGGTGCTGGAAGTCGACGATCCGGAGGATCCGCGCATGTCGGATCTTCGTGCGATGGCTGCTGCTGCTGCCGATGCGCACGGATCGCGGCTCGAAAGCATTCAGCAGTATCGAATGGGCTCAGCATTCCTGAAACGCTGAGCCCTTTGCGATTGTCTCAGCGGCCCTTAAAGACCGGCGGACGTTTTTCGGTGAAGGCCGTCATGCCTTCCTGCCGATCTTCCGTCATGCTGTTGCGCCAGATCGCGTCACGCTCGAAGGCGATGCCGTTCTCGAGCGTTGCCCCGACGGCCGTGCGAACGCAGGCCTTGGTGTTTCTGACCGCGACCGGCGCTCGTGAAGCGATGATGCTGCCGATTTCGACGGCGCGTTGAACGGTATTGGCAACCGGGCACACCTCGACCACGAAGCCGAGTTGGTAAGCCCGTTCGACAGCAAGCGGCTCGCCGCTGAACAGCATGTAGGACGCGACATTCGCGCCGAGTTTCCGCGGAAGACGTTGCGTGCCGCCATCGCCGGCCATGCCGCCGATCTTGACTTCGGGTTGCCCGAACTGCGCGTTATTGCCGGCAATGATGAAATCGCAGACCATCGCCAGTTCGCAACCGGCACCGAAGGCGATGCCGTTGACTGCCGCGATGAGCGGCTTCGAGAAAGCCTCGATGGCGCGCCAGGCGGCAACCCGGCGCGGACTGTTCGAGGTGGCCGGTGGGCCGAATGTCACCATCTCCTTGATGTCGGCGCCGGCGGCGAACGTCGCATCGGTGCCTGTCAGGACCACGCAGCGAATGTCGTCGTTCCGATCGAGCTCGACCAACAGGCGGCCGAGTTCGATGACCATCGAACTATGCAGCGCATTCTTCTTTTCCGGCCTGTTGATGCGGATGAGAGCGATGTGGCTCGCCGGGTACTCGATAGCGATCTTGTCGGAGTGGTTTTCTGTAGGGCTCATGACACTTCGTCGTTTGGGTTTTCGATGAGCGCGAACATCAGCGCCCGAGCGGAAGATAGGCCGGCGCGCCCAGTCCATGCTTTTCGAACAGCATATCCGCTTTCTGGCGATCGGCAGCGGTAATGGTGGTCTGGGGAGCGCGCGTCTTGTCGGTCGGGATGACGCCCTGGCGCATGAGCAGATACTTCATGCGTGCCCGGTAGTCGCGCAGCGGATTGGACCAGCAAAGCCGGGCCATCGGTCCGATCTCGTTCCAGATCTGGTAGGCCTCGGTCGCCTTGCCGGCAGCCGCCAGCTTCTGCATGTCGACGAGCTTTGCCGTGAAGGCGCCGGCAAGGCCGATCAATGCACCTTGGCAGCCCATCAGCATCGCTTCGAGAACGAACGTGTCGTTGCCGGTCAGCACGCTGATACGGCCGTTGGTCTCCTGCGCCTCCTCGACGATTTCCCAGGTCCGATCGATGTCGAAGGCGGCATCTTTGATCGCCACCACGTTCTTCAGCTCGGCGAGCTTCGCGATCGTCCCGACCGGATAGCCGGCGTTCGCCGTCTGGAATGCGATGAGGGGAACATCCACGGCTTCTTCGACGGCGGCGTGATAGTCGACGACGATCGAGGCGGGCAGGGGCTTGGAAAGAAATGTTGGCAGGGGCGGGAAGACCACCAGGCTTTCGGCGCCCGCGTCCACGAGGCGTTTCGCGTGGTCGACGGCACCTTGTGTATAAGGCGCAATCAGGCCCGAGACGATCGGAGTTTCACCGGCAGAGACTTGTCGGCTGCGCTTGACGGCCTCGACTTGCTCGGAATGTTCGAGAGCCGTTGCTTC
This window harbors:
- a CDS encoding aldehyde dehydrogenase family protein gives rise to the protein MQHSTGPGPLKLPEKPRDYSALIDGRFVPASQRDVIERENPAHGTVVSRYPKATAEDLREALKAARRSFDSAVWSGLSAADRSRILLKVAALIDQHRVELREIECLEVGKPIGLVDREIGGTIAHWEYAATLARHSYGDTYDTFGNGALGLILRNPVGVVSMITPWNYPLLINSQKLPFALAVGCSAVVKPSELTSGSALRLGELLMEAGIPAGVVNIIAGTGLDLGEELCCAEEVDMISFTGSTAVGRKIGALAGERLKRVSLELGGKSAHIVCADADLDLAAEKVALGATRNAGQACVGGTRLVVERSIAEKFCEAVQAEISKLKVGDPLDPETTLGPLVSGLQKQRVEGYIADGERAGAQRWSLEADRAIAALPGHFVQPTVFTGVDPAMKIAQEEIFGPVLSVLTFDDFGEAVSIANSTSYGLAAGVWTNDLNTAIQFSRKLVAGSIEVNTFLAGVPELPIVGHRDSGVGHERGRFAIDEFTELKTVQLQTRPI
- a CDS encoding LarC family nickel insertion protein, coding for MVQETSTKTMLNLHLDAVGGMAGDMFVAAVLDAFPALRPVMLADVGAVLPAHIGKPVLEAGQSSGLRALRFRLEWAEAAHESHDDHGHSHGHHSHDHHSVPQGKDEVASDYRSLRARLETAALSEGTAAHAGAILRILAEAEAYIHGTSLDDVHFHEIGDWDSLMDVVAAGSLIAALSPAQWSVSDLPRGSGLVSTQHGLLPVPAPATAAILEGFRWRDDGVAGERVTPTGAAILNHLCPSDPPRRTALGRLIATGTGAGTRELKALPNIVRLSAFDPGRASEQEEIEVMCFDIDDMTGEEIAISADRLRTADGVIDLSLMTIQGKKGRPATQFQLLVRPDASEQVSDLVFLETSTLGVRISLQQRRVLKRANALRGGRRVKTAERPGGGVSTKIEADELVDIAGLEARRDLARRTERDDADDD
- a CDS encoding adenine nucleotide alpha hydrolase; this translates as MTIERPIDRLRKVLGRYDGLTVAVSGGVDSMTLAHVAHGITQLTVFHAVSPAVPVDATTRVKHHAAAQGWRLTVAEAGEMADARYLANPQNRCYFCKTNLYDRIRANIGNAIVASGSNLDDLGDYRPGLLAAKERDVVHPLIEAQLTKRDVRDVAAELGLTDLAELPAQPCLSSRIETGISINAGDLAFVEEMEMRARALLPDFQHVRCRIRSVGVVLEVDDPEDPRMSDLRAMAAAAADAHGSRLESIQQYRMGSAFLKR
- a CDS encoding enoyl-CoA hydratase-related protein, with the translated sequence MSPTENHSDKIAIEYPASHIALIRINRPEKKNALHSSMVIELGRLLVELDRNDDIRCVVLTGTDATFAAGADIKEMVTFGPPATSNSPRRVAAWRAIEAFSKPLIAAVNGIAFGAGCELAMVCDFIIAGNNAQFGQPEVKIGGMAGDGGTQRLPRKLGANVASYMLFSGEPLAVERAYQLGFVVEVCPVANTVQRAVEIGSIIASRAPVAVRNTKACVRTAVGATLENGIAFERDAIWRNSMTEDRQEGMTAFTEKRPPVFKGR
- a CDS encoding dihydrodipicolinate synthase family protein encodes the protein MRQRLQSGIIPAPIMPFLENAAVDWTTFDSYMGQLIGSGISALAVNMAAAEATALEHSEQVEAVKRSRQVSAGETPIVSGLIAPYTQGAVDHAKRLVDAGAESLVVFPPLPTFLSKPLPASIVVDYHAAVEEAVDVPLIAFQTANAGYPVGTIAKLAELKNVVAIKDAAFDIDRTWEIVEEAQETNGRISVLTGNDTFVLEAMLMGCQGALIGLAGAFTAKLVDMQKLAAAGKATEAYQIWNEIGPMARLCWSNPLRDYRARMKYLLMRQGVIPTDKTRAPQTTITAADRQKADMLFEKHGLGAPAYLPLGR